Proteins from a single region of Peromyscus eremicus chromosome 9, PerEre_H2_v1, whole genome shotgun sequence:
- the Saysd1 gene encoding SAYSvFN domain-containing protein 1 codes for MEQRLAEFREARKRAALVAQPSTTSQGEQTSAAKAEPAAATPKTAPGWLRRFLKWKASPAITQARPSQVQEAAQQPPQSTAVPLPSSRHQSLLTNITFLKVLLWLVLLGLFVELEFGLAYFVLSMFYWMYVGTRGPGEKKEGEKSAYSVFNPGCEAIQGTLTAEQLERELQLRPPRGR; via the exons ATGGAACAGAGGTTAGCCGAGTTCCGGGAGGCCCGCAAACGGGCCGCGCTGGTGGCCCAGCCCTCCACGACGAGCCAGGGCGAGCAGACCTCAGCAGCGAAGGCGGAGCCGGCGGCGGCGACCCCAAAGACAGCCCCGGGCTGGCTGAGACGCTTCCTGAAGTGGAAAGCAAGCCCCGCCATCACGCAGGCCCGGCCCAGCCAGGTTCAG GAAGCAGCTCAGCAGCCCCCACAGAGCACAGCGGTCCCTCTGCCTTCATCCCGACACCAGTCTCTCCTGACCAACATCACCTTCTTGAAGGTTCTCCTCTGGTTGGTCCTGCTGGGTCTGTTCGTGGAACTGGAATTTGGCCTGGCTTACTTTGTCCTGTCTATGTTCTATTGGATGTACGTAGGGACTCGGGGTCccggagagaagaaagaaggggagaagagCGCCTACTCTGTGTTCAACCCCGGCTGTGAAGCCATCCAGGGCACCCTGACTGCAGAGCAGCTGGAGCGCGAGTTACAGCTCAGGCCCCCACGGGGGAGGTAG